In Mercurialis annua linkage group LG6, ddMerAnnu1.2, whole genome shotgun sequence, the following are encoded in one genomic region:
- the LOC126688025 gene encoding uncharacterized protein LOC126688025 — MARKNQSGVGRRAWNLLRLTLLWARKGGIFKRRLMAELPKFLKSLGHTTSMTTPRSLYHRQLSFDKTPIIHRPSSGSMRFKIPCITRQVDFDYDFDEVSREDDDGFMHFDNEEMGEGGDGCDDQERISEDEKGIDLRADEFIANFYRQMKLQRQISYLQYYNDTPKRSIS, encoded by the coding sequence ATGGCAAGAAAAAACCAGAGTGGTGTAGGACGCAGAGCATGGAACCTGCTTCGTTTAACATTGTTATGGGCAAGAAAAGGTGGCATTTTCAAGAGACGTTTGATGGCTGAATTGCCTAAGTTTCTCAAAAGCTTAGGCCACACTACTTCTATGACTACACCTCGCAGCCTTTATCATCGGCAGCTCTCCTTCGACAAGACTCCGATAATTCACCGGCCTTCCTCCGGCTCCATGAGATTCAAAATTCCGTGCATTACACGTCAAGTTGActttgattatgattttgatGAAGTCAGTCGTGAAGATGATGATGGGTTTATGCATTTTGATAATGAGGAGATGGGAGAAGGTGGTGATGGGTGCGATGATCAGGAGAGAATTTCTGAGGATGAGAAAGGAATTGATTTGAGAGCTGATGAGTTTATTGCTAATTTCTATCGGCAAATGAAGCTTCAAAGACAAATTTCTTATTTGCAATATTACAATGACACGCCTAAGAGAAGCATTAGTTGA